A single Malaclemys terrapin pileata isolate rMalTer1 chromosome 3, rMalTer1.hap1, whole genome shotgun sequence DNA region contains:
- the LOC128833544 gene encoding serine/threonine-protein kinase PDIK1L-like, giving the protein MATEAKYNIVREVGRGSYGVVYEAVVSQTRNKVAVKRMHCNVPENVELALQEFWALQSVQSQHENVIQLEECVLQSGQVFQPISRQYRKSDSHLLLIETCLKGRRCMDPKSACFVWFVMEFCDGGNMNDFLLSRTPDSQLNNSFMQQLSSAVAFLHRNQIVHRDLKSDNILISHSPGGPVVKVADFGLSKICQGKVNVNQHCFSSACGSNFYMAPEVWEGRYTAKADIFALGIIFWAMVERITFRDGDSEKELLGTYICQGKQLIPVGEALLENPNMELQIPLKNKKSMPDDLCRLLHDMLTFNPKERLDAFQLEIRIRRISYGKKRQRS; this is encoded by the exons ATGGCTACAGAAGCTAAGTACAACATTGTACGGGAAGTGGGTCGAGGGAGCTATGGGGTAGTTTACGAGGCAGTTGTCAGTCAAACCAGAAACAAAGTGGCCGTGAAAAGGATGCATTGTAACGTACCTGAAAATGTGGAACTGGCTTTGCAAGAGTTTTGGGCCCTGCAAAGTGTTCAGAGCCAACATGAGAATGTGATCCAGTTAGAAGAGTGCGTCTTGCAGAGTGGCCAAGTCTTTCAGCCAATCAGCCGCCAGTACAGGAAATCGGACAGTCATCTGCTGCTGATTGAGACCTGTCTGAAAGGGCGGAGATGCATGGACCCCAAGTCTGCCTGTTTTGTGTGGTTTGTGATGGAGTTCTGTGATGGTGGAAACATGAATGATTTTTTGCTGTCTCGCactccagattctcagctgaataATAGCTTCATGCAGCAGCTGAGCAGTGCTGTTGCCTTCTTGCACAGAAATCAGATTGTGCACAGAGACCTGAAGTCAGATAATATTCTTATTTCCCATAGCCCTGGAGGTCCGGTAGTAAAG GTAGCGGACTTTGGCCTGAGTAAGATATGCCAGGGGAAAGTGAATGTGAACCAGCATTGCTTCTCGTCAGCCTGTGGGTCAAACTTTTACATGGCACCAGAAGTGTGGGAAGGTCGTTATACTGCCAAAGCTGATATCTTTGCCCTTGGGATCATTTTCTGGGCTATGGTAGAGAGGATTACCTTCAGGGATGGAGACTCTGAGAAGGAATTACTTG GAACCTACATCTGTCAAGGCAAGCAGCTTATTCCTGTTGGCGAGGCACTGCTGGAGAATCCCAACATGGAACTGCAAATTCCTCTGAAGAACAAGAAGTCCATGCCAGACGATCTCTGCAGACTCCTGCATGACATGTTAACGTTTAACCCAAAGGAAAGACTGGATGCTTTCCAACTAGAAATTCGAATCAGGAGAATCTCCTATGGGAAAAAGCGCCAACGTTCATAG